In Caproicibacterium amylolyticum, a genomic segment contains:
- a CDS encoding bifunctional 3'-5' exonuclease/DNA polymerase — MPYRSILSLSDLQTYLFDASIVAFDFETAPDDAYRNDDRAALDAHKSHIVGISFSVAEGDAVYLPLAHRVGENATDQDAIWAWLKPELFMNPTVTKVVHNLAFESAFLYARGIVVQEPCYDTIAAAQLVYKSEKEFRSLGDCGLKTLVPEYFGEQLPSYTETVGGLHFDELDPQAERTVRYACADSDYALRLYHLLNGWFDRFLPKHRFIVEKIESPTAVYVGLMRYNGLPFNVELMKAKRIEAEKHLTEIRKSIEFIIGDIPIGANASTAAFKKYLFERLKLPKVKQTEKQQDALDDETLILLKEHCEKNRPELVRLFELVQEYRRWGKIKSTYIDGYLKYVNTATGRIHPDLLPLATETGRFASKNPNCQNMPRAGADDIGVRNFINAPKGKILLSLDFSQIELRVGAFYCKDEKMLETYRSGGDIHAQTTSVIYKIPLEQAKDKSAPEYKERRTIAKNCNFGTFFGLFPKGLQKTLKFKAGLDVSLNECESIIRNLKAGYPRLSRWQEETKKRAEFRKYTETWLGRRRSLPGITSRDWNVKSFAQRVAMNTPIQGTAADILKLALGRIVRGLPERPWLCPLLQIHDELVFELPENHLKEAVIFIKNCMETKPFDAFSVPIVADAAAGTRFGELHELEECL, encoded by the coding sequence ATGCCATATCGATCAATTCTGTCTCTGTCGGACTTGCAAACCTATCTTTTCGACGCATCCATCGTCGCCTTCGACTTTGAAACCGCACCGGACGACGCATACCGGAACGACGACCGCGCCGCGTTGGACGCACACAAGTCGCATATCGTCGGCATCAGCTTTTCGGTGGCCGAGGGTGACGCCGTCTATCTGCCGCTGGCGCACCGCGTCGGGGAAAACGCTACCGATCAGGATGCCATCTGGGCGTGGCTGAAACCAGAGCTTTTCATGAACCCCACCGTCACCAAGGTCGTCCATAACCTCGCGTTTGAGAGCGCATTTCTGTACGCGCGCGGCATCGTGGTACAGGAACCCTGTTACGACACCATCGCGGCGGCGCAGCTGGTATATAAAAGTGAGAAGGAGTTCCGTTCGCTCGGCGACTGCGGGCTCAAAACACTGGTACCGGAATACTTCGGCGAACAGCTTCCATCCTACACCGAAACGGTTGGCGGCCTTCATTTTGACGAGCTCGATCCGCAGGCGGAGCGCACCGTCCGGTATGCCTGTGCCGACTCGGATTACGCTTTGCGGCTGTATCATCTTCTCAACGGCTGGTTTGACCGCTTCCTGCCGAAACACCGGTTCATTGTAGAAAAAATCGAATCGCCCACCGCCGTCTATGTCGGCCTGATGCGGTATAACGGGCTACCTTTCAATGTGGAACTAATGAAAGCGAAACGAATTGAAGCCGAAAAACATCTCACGGAAATACGCAAATCAATCGAATTCATCATCGGCGACATCCCCATCGGTGCAAACGCCAGCACCGCCGCTTTCAAAAAATACCTGTTTGAACGGCTGAAGCTGCCGAAAGTAAAACAAACGGAAAAACAGCAGGACGCACTGGATGACGAAACTTTGATCCTGCTCAAAGAGCACTGTGAAAAGAACCGTCCGGAACTGGTGCGCTTATTTGAACTGGTGCAGGAGTACCGGCGCTGGGGAAAGATCAAATCCACCTACATAGACGGATACCTCAAATATGTCAACACGGCCACCGGGCGTATCCATCCCGATCTGCTGCCGCTGGCCACCGAAACGGGTCGCTTCGCATCCAAAAATCCGAACTGCCAGAACATGCCCCGCGCGGGCGCAGACGATATCGGCGTCCGCAATTTTATCAACGCGCCGAAGGGAAAAATTCTGTTGTCGCTGGATTTCTCACAAATCGAGCTGCGTGTAGGCGCGTTCTACTGCAAGGATGAAAAGATGCTTGAAACCTATCGCTCCGGCGGGGATATCCACGCCCAGACCACCTCTGTCATTTACAAAATTCCGCTGGAGCAGGCAAAGGACAAAAGCGCGCCGGAGTACAAGGAGCGGCGCACCATCGCCAAGAACTGCAACTTCGGCACTTTTTTCGGACTGTTTCCAAAAGGCCTGCAAAAAACACTGAAATTCAAGGCCGGGCTGGATGTGTCGCTCAATGAATGTGAGAGCATTATCCGCAACCTCAAGGCCGGATACCCACGCCTTTCGCGCTGGCAGGAGGAAACGAAAAAGCGCGCCGAGTTCCGCAAATATACCGAAACATGGCTCGGTCGGCGGCGCTCCCTGCCGGGCATCACCTCTCGGGATTGGAATGTGAAGTCCTTCGCGCAGCGCGTGGCCATGAACACGCCGATTCAGGGCACGGCGGCGGACATTCTCAAACTTGCTCTTGGACGGATTGTCCGGGGCCTGCCCGAACGCCCATGGCTTTGTCCTTTACTGCAGATTCACGACGAACTGGTCTTTGAACTGCCCGAAAATCACCTCAAAGAGGCCGTTATTTTCATCAAAAACTGCATGGAAACGAAACCTTTTGATGCGTTTTCGGTGCCGATTGTGGCGGATGCCGCCGCCGGAACCCGGTTTGGGGAGTTGCATGAGCTGGAGGAATGCCTGTGA
- a CDS encoding phage/plasmid primase, P4 family, translated as MSEYSLNAVPVSPGEFLGAFFEPAESVCLRIFSDRPDNAFSGQKLKIEQGHFDKIVDTLKAHNRQNRGIYFVINYGGHEDSEITRINAQFMECDDIPLEEQLAKIQAFPLEPSLIVRTRKSLHCYWLMKNAKVERFRPIQKRLIAYFGADPACVNESRVFRLPGFLHCKEEPVPVECVKFNPELRYTQKELEAVLPKLSEENEPLHVASSPNKDRGSQKGLVLVGRRCAFIQHCKRNAKTLSEPDWYAMISNLAIFEGGEVVIHKLSKPYPAYDYNATQAKIDHFYKSGTKPMTCRKIAERGFVCPKMRGGSCTCKSPAGLAFHPMSVEELKKALASVKTKQEAAVDIHTARRFINDYLYNIDPGIAGAFIGDNIKNHFKFKAADLKTLPAYQKELYKAFSATQEARKERRGSEIPAWYEVSEKGKWNFLPGVLADHCAENEHVFYCADSYYFYENGVYLPKNDKTAQRKVRSYMNARYALAAEIRDAEWQWQVLVDKTVREINVNPYIMNFKNGLYNVMTDEFLPHDPKYLSTIRLGGNYDPEARCPIFMRYLSDVLPESEVPLIQEILGYFLVPVNKAQKSFVIVGKGDSGKSTFLSVVQDVLLGADNVSTLTWQALDEKFATVQLFGKLANVFADLPSENIRDTGTFKAITGEDYISAQHKFKEYFSFKPFARLLFSCNSVPKSYTDRSDGFYRRLMLIRFDRAIPEDKRDPNLKEKLAAEADGILAWSMAGLRRLMENSYRFSETQRTKAELVSYKAENSSALAFVGECCEINGGHTCMSEDLFSAYQEYCSANALKPVSQIRFNRELEAIQGLSRGRDTVTRRHVWIGIRLSE; from the coding sequence GTGAGTGAATATTCTCTGAATGCGGTTCCGGTCAGTCCGGGAGAATTCCTCGGCGCGTTTTTTGAACCGGCGGAGTCCGTCTGTCTGCGAATCTTCTCCGACCGCCCCGATAACGCGTTTTCCGGCCAGAAACTGAAAATCGAACAAGGGCATTTCGACAAAATTGTCGATACGCTAAAAGCCCACAACAGACAGAATCGCGGGATATATTTTGTCATCAACTACGGCGGGCATGAGGATTCCGAAATTACCCGCATCAACGCCCAGTTCATGGAGTGCGACGATATTCCGCTGGAAGAGCAGCTGGCGAAAATTCAGGCTTTTCCGCTCGAACCATCGCTGATCGTCAGGACCCGAAAGTCGCTTCACTGCTACTGGCTGATGAAAAATGCCAAAGTGGAACGGTTCCGGCCTATCCAGAAACGGCTGATCGCATATTTCGGAGCAGACCCGGCTTGCGTAAACGAAAGCCGGGTTTTCCGTCTCCCGGGCTTTCTGCACTGCAAAGAAGAACCTGTTCCTGTGGAATGCGTTAAATTCAATCCGGAACTGCGGTATACCCAAAAAGAGCTCGAGGCTGTTCTGCCGAAACTTTCTGAAGAAAATGAGCCGCTGCACGTTGCTTCATCGCCGAATAAAGATCGGGGCTCCCAGAAAGGGCTGGTGCTGGTGGGCCGCCGCTGTGCGTTCATTCAGCACTGTAAAAGGAACGCAAAAACCCTCTCAGAGCCGGACTGGTACGCCATGATCTCCAATCTGGCGATTTTCGAGGGCGGCGAGGTCGTCATCCACAAGCTGTCGAAACCGTATCCGGCTTATGACTATAACGCCACACAGGCGAAGATCGACCATTTCTATAAATCCGGCACCAAACCGATGACCTGCCGAAAGATTGCGGAGCGCGGTTTTGTCTGCCCGAAAATGCGCGGCGGCAGCTGCACCTGCAAATCACCGGCTGGGCTGGCATTTCACCCGATGAGCGTGGAAGAGCTGAAAAAAGCGCTCGCATCCGTCAAGACCAAGCAGGAGGCCGCCGTCGACATTCATACGGCACGTCGGTTTATCAACGATTACCTGTATAACATCGACCCCGGAATCGCGGGTGCGTTTATCGGCGACAATATTAAGAACCACTTTAAATTTAAGGCGGCTGACCTCAAAACGCTTCCGGCCTACCAAAAAGAACTGTATAAAGCTTTTTCGGCGACGCAGGAAGCGCGCAAGGAACGGCGCGGGAGCGAGATTCCCGCGTGGTATGAAGTTTCCGAAAAAGGAAAGTGGAATTTCCTGCCCGGTGTGCTCGCCGACCATTGCGCCGAGAACGAGCATGTTTTTTACTGTGCCGACAGCTACTATTTCTATGAAAACGGCGTGTATCTGCCGAAAAACGACAAAACCGCACAGCGAAAGGTGCGTTCCTATATGAACGCGCGCTACGCGCTGGCGGCTGAAATTCGGGACGCGGAATGGCAATGGCAGGTGCTGGTCGACAAAACAGTGCGTGAAATCAATGTAAATCCCTACATCATGAACTTTAAAAACGGGCTGTACAACGTGATGACCGATGAATTCCTGCCGCACGACCCGAAATACCTGTCCACAATCCGGCTGGGCGGAAATTATGACCCGGAGGCACGGTGCCCTATTTTCATGCGCTACCTTTCCGATGTCCTGCCGGAAAGCGAAGTCCCGCTGATACAGGAGATTCTGGGATATTTTCTCGTCCCGGTCAACAAAGCGCAGAAATCGTTTGTAATTGTAGGAAAAGGCGACAGTGGAAAATCGACGTTCCTGTCCGTGGTGCAGGACGTCCTGCTCGGCGCTGACAATGTATCCACCCTGACCTGGCAGGCGCTGGACGAGAAATTCGCAACGGTCCAGCTTTTCGGCAAACTGGCAAATGTGTTCGCCGACCTCCCGTCCGAGAATATCCGTGACACGGGAACCTTCAAGGCAATCACCGGCGAGGACTATATCTCCGCACAGCATAAATTTAAGGAATACTTCTCTTTCAAGCCCTTTGCGCGGCTGCTGTTTTCCTGCAACAGTGTCCCCAAAAGCTACACCGACCGCTCGGACGGCTTCTACCGCCGCCTGATGCTGATCCGTTTTGACCGGGCGATACCGGAGGATAAGCGCGACCCGAATCTGAAAGAAAAGCTGGCCGCCGAGGCCGACGGCATACTGGCGTGGTCAATGGCCGGGCTCCGGCGTCTGATGGAGAATTCCTACCGGTTTTCCGAAACCCAGCGGACAAAGGCGGAACTTGTGAGCTACAAGGCGGAGAACAGCAGTGCGCTGGCGTTTGTCGGGGAATGCTGCGAAATAAACGGCGGACACACCTGCATGAGCGAAGATCTGTTTTCGGCCTATCAGGAATACTGTTCCGCAAACGCGCTGAAGCCTGTCTCTCAAATCCGGTTCAACCGTGAATTGGAAGCGATACAGGGATTGTCCCGTGGACGGGACACCGTCACCCGCAGGCATGTCTGGATCGGCATCCGGCTTTCAGAGTAA
- a CDS encoding HNH endonuclease has product MPHKPKKPCAFPGCPNLTDGRYCEVHASQANREYNKYRRDPDSNKIYGRRWKTIRALYLSKHPLCEQCLKAGRYVPAEEVHHIIPIAEGGTHEESNLMSLCKSCHSAITAAAENRHR; this is encoded by the coding sequence ATGCCCCACAAGCCAAAGAAACCCTGCGCCTTCCCCGGCTGCCCGAACCTGACCGACGGCAGGTACTGCGAAGTCCACGCTTCGCAAGCAAACCGCGAGTATAACAAGTACCGCCGCGACCCCGACTCGAACAAGATCTACGGACGGCGCTGGAAAACCATTCGCGCCCTGTACCTTTCGAAGCACCCGCTCTGCGAGCAGTGCCTCAAGGCCGGGCGGTATGTTCCCGCCGAGGAAGTCCATCACATCATTCCAATCGCCGAAGGCGGCACCCATGAGGAGTCGAACCTCATGTCGCTTTGCAAATCCTGCCACTCCGCGATCACCGCAGCAGCTGAAAACAGACACCGCTGA